The Mercurialis annua linkage group LG7, ddMerAnnu1.2, whole genome shotgun sequence genome includes the window AAAGTAAATGAAAAGCAAAACTAAATTGCTATTTAAAAATTCGAATGCTTGCTCTAGCATAATTAATGGAGAAAATACTTGTTTGAATCCTGTAATAAAAGTTTGAGTTCTTTCTACGTAAAAGACAACtcttaaaataacttaaaacctCGGATTTATTCCACGGCTCATTGCCGGATGGACTATTTTACTAAGGATGAAGGGCAACGCTATAATCGACCTGAATCCTCTTCGTTCAGTGTTCTTCAACTTCATTTCGCTTTTGCATCAATCACCCTCTTCGCAAAAGATGGCAAGCAGAAAGCAGCAGAATGAATCTACGATTTGAAGTGCAAGTTAGCATAATAACTCATTAAACAATATTCGTACCAGTTCAAGAAAATTCAGTCAAGACGGAACAGAGACTACCTCTGAATTGTAAAATTTCAACGGTCTTGTTGGTTCGCTATCGAGAGCATCTATTGGATTCACTGGATGCTTGAAATCAACAGAGGGCCCCTCAGTAGAACAGAGCATGAAACCGATCACCCCACTAAAATAGAATGGAAGCATCAAATTTAGTAACATAGAGCAtgcaacaaaataaaaataaaacgcGTAATTCTGACTGGAGATCTCCAAAGGTATGACGAGAACAGGAAGGGGAAACAGGGGGAGGAGTAAATGGCAAGGAATATGTATAACCTTGGATAAGTAGGAACAGTTGTCCACGCGTAGTTGACTGAGCCTTTAAATACCTGACGGCAGTTTACCACGATATCCTCAATAATGTGCATATGAAGCCATATGCTTTCTGCCTGAGTACACACGACCCCGCCTGGACGAAGAGCTGTTGCTACTGACTGAAAAAAGGGCTTCTCAAAAAGCTCTTGTGCAGGACCTGAGTGATCAGAAGCAATAATTTGGTTCTAATTTCCGAATACCGACTGATAGAAATATGGAATTCACAAAGATTGAAACATATCATTACCTATCGGGTCGGATGAATCTACTATAACTGCATCATAAGTTCCTGCAGGAACATTCTTCAAAAATGCAACACCTGCAAAGTTTTATACAAGTTCCACCAATTCATAAGCTTACACGAACAATTGGAAGGATATATATTAAGGAAGTAGAGGGTCACACCATCTCCGATATGTAGAGTCACACGAGGATCCTCATAACCAACAGCTATATCAGGGAAAAATTCTTTAGAAACCTG containing:
- the LOC126656558 gene encoding spermidine synthase gives rise to the protein MAGEENVNSNEYISSVIPGWFSEISPMWPGEAHSLKVEKILFQGKSDYQNVMVFQSSTYGKVLVLDGVIQLTERDECAYQEMITHLPLCSIPNPKKVLVIGGGDGGVLREVARHPSIEQVDICEIDKMVVDVSKEFFPDIAVGYEDPRVTLHIGDGVAFLKNVPAGTYDAVIVDSSDPIGPAQELFEKPFFQSVATALRPGGVVCTQAESIWLHMHIIEDIVVNCRQVFKGSVNYAWTTVPTYPSGVIGFMLCSTEGPSVDFKHPVNPIDALDSEPTRPLKFYNSEIHSAAFCLPSFAKRVIDAKAK